The Spirochaetales bacterium genome includes a window with the following:
- a CDS encoding phytoene/squalene synthase family protein → MAITTIHYKTFKRGSKTYFNSSLFFPPAVREDVFILYGFVRIADDFVDNIPQDSDGFSRFKDQYYQCLKGRKSGEIIIDDFVELMKRKAFDPSWIDAFLQSMEWDLTKSVYTTLEETLLYIYGSAEVIGLFMSRILDLPEKAFHAARMQGRAMQYINFIRDIAEDNALGRRYLPLEDSGLSSLNENHVRAHTSRFIAFHRKQIDRYESWQKEAEKGYRYIPRRYLIPIKTAADMYLWSADKIRKDPLIVYKKKVKPPKWRILLQLLKNMVEQPG, encoded by the coding sequence ATTTCAATTCGAGTCTTTTCTTTCCCCCAGCAGTCAGGGAAGATGTCTTCATTCTTTACGGATTCGTTCGCATTGCCGATGATTTCGTCGACAATATCCCCCAGGACTCGGATGGTTTTTCCCGCTTCAAGGATCAGTATTATCAATGCCTCAAGGGCAGGAAAAGCGGTGAGATCATCATTGATGATTTTGTCGAACTCATGAAGAGAAAGGCTTTCGATCCCTCATGGATCGACGCCTTTTTGCAGTCGATGGAATGGGACCTGACAAAATCCGTTTACACAACCCTCGAGGAAACCCTTTTATATATTTACGGATCCGCCGAAGTAATCGGTCTGTTCATGTCCCGGATACTCGACCTTCCCGAAAAGGCTTTTCATGCGGCGCGAATGCAGGGCAGGGCGATGCAGTACATCAACTTCATCCGTGATATTGCGGAAGACAATGCCCTCGGCCGCAGGTACCTTCCCCTTGAAGATTCAGGCCTTTCATCCCTGAACGAAAATCATGTCCGAGCGCATACCTCCCGGTTCATCGCTTTTCACCGAAAACAGATCGACAGGTACGAAAGCTGGCAAAAGGAAGCGGAAAAAGGATACCGCTACATTCCGCGCCGTTACCTGATCCCGATCAAGACCGCAGCCGATATGTACCTCTGGTCCGCAGATAAAATAAGAAAAGATCCTTTGATTGTCTATAAAAAAAAGGTCAAACCTCCAAAATGGAGAATACTGCTGCAATTACTGAAGAATATGGTGGAACAACCGGGATGA
- a CDS encoding carotenoid biosynthesis protein, whose product MKREIGILFIRYKSLIERNIAISFAVGFLLHIIPFTRPFALFVTPFFLLIAGLFVLFSVSFPPDRYLFVWYAVVFLLTFFIEVIGVNTGLVFGSYAYGPVLGPAIFGVPPLIGLNWTIIILGTTIFFAHKINNIFLSALLTASACLVFDIILEPVAMHFNYWRWAGGTIPFQNYLAWFLISLCASISLLAGKKKYGNFLPAFYVFIQAAFFFSLLVFIFIAEWSHEIFL is encoded by the coding sequence ATGAAGAGGGAGATCGGGATTCTTTTTATTCGATACAAGTCACTCATTGAAAGAAATATTGCGATATCTTTCGCGGTCGGTTTCCTCCTGCATATCATTCCGTTTACCAGACCGTTCGCGCTTTTCGTCACCCCCTTTTTTCTCCTGATTGCCGGATTGTTTGTGCTATTCTCCGTTTCATTTCCCCCGGACAGATATCTCTTTGTGTGGTACGCCGTTGTTTTTCTTCTGACATTTTTCATCGAGGTAATCGGCGTTAATACGGGCCTTGTTTTCGGGTCATATGCCTACGGCCCGGTCCTCGGACCCGCTATCTTCGGTGTACCCCCCTTAATCGGTCTCAACTGGACCATCATTATTTTGGGAACAACAATCTTTTTTGCACATAAAATCAACAATATCTTTCTATCTGCACTCCTCACCGCCTCTGCCTGTCTTGTGTTCGATATAATTCTCGAACCGGTGGCAATGCATTTCAATTACTGGCGGTGGGCGGGAGGGACGATTCCCTTTCAGAATTACCTCGCATGGTTTTTGATTTCATTGTGCGCCTCGATTTCCCTGCTGGCCGGGAAAAAGAAATACGGAAATTTTCTTCCCGCATTCTATGTGTTCATACAGGCCGCCTTTTTCTTTTCTCTCCTTGTTTTCATCTTTATCGCGGAGTGGTCTCATGAAATATTTCTTTAG